The genomic region CTCATGAACCTGGCCATCACCTACAGCCACCGGGGCGATCAGGCCGGCCAGAAAGAACACGCGCTGCAGGCACTGGAGCTGGCGCGGGAGCTGGGGCGCAGGTCCATGGTGGCGTTGGCCGCCATCAACCTGGCGGTGGTGGCCAACGCTGAGGGTGATCTCGCGGCGGCGCAGGCCTACGCTAGCGAATCAGAGCAGGTTTACCGGGCGCTGAATAACCCCAAAAGAATGGCCGCGGCCATGGTGGCCCGGGTTGATACCGAGCTGCATCGCGGTGATATCGACGCCGCGCGACGGGTGTTGGATCGGATGCCGCCCCTGGATGTGTTGGACGACGGCGAAATCTCCAACATCTACACACTCTGGGGCCACGTGGAGCGATTTCGTGGCCACGCCCGCGCAGCCCGTCAGTGGTACGAGCGGGCACTCAAGGTCAGGAATCAACGGGCAGGGCGCGGCCTGATCAGGGACGCAATGCTTAACATGGCCCGCCTGAGCATCGATGAGGGTCGGCCCGTTCAGGCCGAGCAGACTGCCCGTCAGCTGGCCACCGAGGCTCAGTCGGAGGGCGTCCCCGGCGCCGAGCGGGACGCACGCCTGGTGCTGGCCGCGGCGCTGCTGGCCCAGGGCGAACTGGCGAAGGCTCGAACCGAGCTAGACACGGTCCAGCGTCTACTGGCCGTGGTTCCGTCGTTTGGTCTTGAGCTGGAAGCGGCACTTCTCAGAGCCCGCGCGGACGGCGCCGGGCACTCCCAGACAGAACGGCTGGGCTGGGTCATCTCCCGGGCCGATTCGGCCGGATTCCGGCGCCTGGCGTTGGAGGCCGAGGGCATGGTCATGACCCCCGAATCGAGGGCTGGCCGATGGCAGGAAGAGGTCAATGCACTGGATCTTGGGTACCTGCTGGCACCGCGTGTGGTTCTGGGCGACAGTCGATAAGTCTATTAGAAACAATGGCCTAGCTGGGTTCTGACAAGTGCTTGGGAGAAATTTCACGGAAATCTCAAGCAATTCTCAAGCATCTTTCCCTCCTCTGCACCATCGTTCCGTCACCTTTTCGGCGGAGGCGGATTCATGCAGAAACGAATCGACACCGGCGTTGTGGCCGGTTGGCTTGTCCTGGCTTTATTCACACACAGTGCGGTCCTGCAGGCCCAGGACATCACGCTGGTCTCGGTGCCTGACGATCCTTTGGTGCTCGGGATCCAGGGCGCTGGCGCGTCCGAGGGATGCTCGCTGAGCGCTCAGGGCCGGTACGTGGCGTTCTCGTCGATGGCCCACAACCTCGTCCCCAACGATCACAACGCCGTGCGTGACGTTTTTCTCAAAGACCGGATGTCCGGTGATCTGCAGCGGCTCAACCGCTTCTCTGATGGGTCGGAGTCGATCATCGGCGCCGAATCCAGTGACGTGGTGATCAGCGCAGATGGTCGGGTGGTCCTTTTCGTGACCGGCGACAACCTGAATGCGGTGGGCAGACACCCAGGACGCGCGCTGTACTGGATGGACCGGGCCGACAACGAGTATCAGGTCGTGTCGCGGTTGGCTGATGGTACCGTGGACAGCGTGTCGTCTTCGATGCGGGGCGTCAGTGTTTCCGCTGACGGCCGCTACGTCGTGTTTGATGACGTCAGCGATGGGTACGTGGTGGATGATACGGACGGTGTCAGCGACGTATTTCGCTACGATTCCGTCACCCAGCAGCTTGAGCTGACGTCCACCGACGGCGCCAGCATGAACACCAGCCTGCCGGTCTTTGCCGGCGGAGTGTCTAACAACGGTGACCGGATTCTGCTCACCACCGCAGAAAACTGGGTGCCGGGTGACGGCAACGGCCAAAATGATGTGTTCGTCAAATCCATCGGCTCGGGCACGGTGTTTCGGGTGTCGGTGGACAGTATCGGCATGGGGGCCTTTTCGCCAGACACCGCCTGCGATCTGTCCGGCGACGGCGAGGCCGCGTTATTTCTCACCCGTGATCCGCTGGTTGCGGGAGACAGCAACGCCTTACCTGACCTCTTTCTTCATCGTCCCAGCGGTGCCAGCACGCAGCTCGTCAACACCGGCGCCATGGGCGAGTTCAGCGATGCCCAGACCGAGTGTGGCTTTGTCGACGTGACCGGCACCAATGCGGTGTTCGCCAGCGCAGCGAGCACGCTGGTTGGCCCGGTGAGTGGATCGCTCAGTCCTTACTTCAAAAACCTGATTTCCGGAGAGGTCTCACTCCTGGCCCAGGCCAGCGGCGATCTGCGGGTGACAGACTTCAGCGAAACCGCGAGCACCGTGTGCCTTGAGAGTACCGCGGTGGACGTGGTGGTCGCCGACACCAATGCCGTGAACGACGTCTTTGTGGTGGAACCGGGCCAGGTTCCGGAGCGAGTCAGCGTGGCGACTGAGCCGGTGCCGCTGGAGATCGATCAGGCTGGCAGCTTTAGTCCGGCCATGAGCGCTACGGGCGACCGGATTGTCTTCGTTTCCAGCTCCCGCTGGATGGACGGCCAATCGGGCTACAACGTGGTGGGCGGGCGGCCGGCAGGCAATCAGGTCTATCTGCATACGGTGTCCACCGGCGAGAATGTGCTACTCAGCCGCAGTGTGAATGGCGGCCCGTCGGATGGCTCCAGCCGCCAGCCTGTGATCAGCGCTAACGGTCGGTATGTCGCCTTTCGTTCAACGTCCACCGACCTGCAACCGCGCCAGCTCCCGGCCGGAGACTATGTCTATCGGGTCGACGTGGACAACCTTGCCGTGGTTCTGGTCTCACTCACTGCCGCAGATGCCGTCATTGAAGGACAGCAGCTGACGGTGTCCAACACCGGTGCCGTCGCGTTCATGACCGACGACCCTGATTTGCTGCCCAACGTGACCAATCCCTCCGATCAGATTGTCTATTGGTCGGGCACGGAGTTTGATCCCGTCGAAGTGATCACGATTGATCGAATGGGGGATCTCGCTGATGAGCCCAGCCAGCGACCGCATCTGTCGTCGGACGGTAACTATCTGGTGTTTCTGTCAGAAGAGGCCGACCTCGTCGACAACCCGCTGCCTCTCGCACAGGCGATCTTTGTCCGCGACCTTAACAGCGATGTGACGCAACGAATCGCGGGTGCAAGGATAGGCGGAACGTCCCGGGCGCAACTGTCTGGGGATGGTCGGTACGTCGTGTTCGATCGACGTGAAGTGGTGAGTGGGTCGTCCCTGGTCCTGAGCCAGGTGACTCTATACGACCGCCTCACGGCGACGGAGATCAGCTTGACTGGCCCGGCCAGCGGCAGCGGTATCGAGTCGGCAGAAGAGCCCGTGATTTCGGACGACGGAACGCACGCGTTGTTCAAGATGTCGGACGGCGGGGACCAGTTCCTGATTCGCTTTAAGATCGGCGTCGAGTGGGAATCCATGCTGACCCTGAACGGCTTTTTCGGGCCTGACGTGCCCGACGCGCTGGCCATCAACAACGATGGCACCCGGGCGGTGTTCGACACATCCACAAATTTGATCCCTGAGGACACTAACGGCTTTTTCCTGGACGTTTATCGTGTCGATAGAGAACCCATTGGCGTTGAGCCGCCTTCGGGACTGCCCTTTGCTGATGGCTTCGAAGCGCGGCCCCTGCCATGAGCATCAGATACACGGTGTGCGTTGTCGCCGCGTTGGCGATGACGCCGGGGCTGGGTGCCCAGGAACTTTTCCTGCTCAGCAGTCCCGAGGATCCAATGATCCTGGGAGCGCAGGGCAACGCCCCGAGTCGGGACTGCCGGATTGGGGGGAGCCGCTTTGTGGTGTTCAGCTCCCGAGCGCAGAATCTGGTCGCCGGGGATCAAAATGCCAGCGAAGACGTTTTTTTAAGAGATCTGGATCTGGGGGTGCTGCAGCGGGTCAGCGTGGACGATGCCGGCAACGAAGCTCCCGGCGACAGCCTCCGCCCGGACGTGAGCGACGACGGCCGATGGGTGGTTTTCGAATCGGCCGCCGTCCTTGCGCCGGGGGCGACGGGCACCGGCATCGTCCACGTTTATTTGCGCGACCGCATGCTCGGCACCACCACTATGGTGTCCCGTACGGCCGCTGCGGTGGGGAACGGCTCCAGTATGCAGCCGCGTATCAGCGGCGATGGCGGCCAGGTGGTCTTTCAGTCGTTTGCCAGCAATCTGGTGACGGGCGATACGGATAACTGCCCGGATATCTTTGTCTATAGCGTGGCGACGGGTGGCCTGCTACGAGCGTCGACCACCAGCACGGGGCAGCAGGCGGACAGCTGCCACCATGATCCCGATATCGCGGACGACGGTGCCAGCGTGGTTTTTCTGTCAGATGCCAGCGACCTGGTGGCGGACGACAACAACTTCCATCGCGACGTGTTTCGTAAGGATCTGTTGACCGGCGGCGTCGAGCGGTTGTCCGTGAGCACGGCCGGCGGCGATCCTGACCGCCCCAGCTTCCGCCCGTCCGTCAGCGGCGACGGCCAGAGTGTGGTGTTCGCGTCGGCGGCACGCAATCTGGTGGATGGCGATCGTTTTCTCAAAACAGACGTCTTCTTGCACGACTTGATTCAGGTGCCCCCCATTACCCGGATCAGCGTGCCGGATGCTGGTGGTGAGGCGGATGCGGTGAGCACCTCGCCGGCGATCAGCAGCGACGGCCAGACGGTGGTGTTTCAAAGTCGCGCCTCCAACCTGACGGCGGGCCAGGTCCCTAGTCCCAATCAGCCCTTTGTGTACGACCGCACCACGGGCGTTCTCACGCCGCTGTTGACAATTCCTGCTGCCGAGGCCACCCAGCTGGCCAGCAGCTCAGATGGATCAGTGGTTTGTGCTCAGTCGCCCAGCGAACTGGTTGCTGAGGATCGGCTCCTCAACACCGGCGACGTGTATGTCTGGGATGGCCCAACCGCCACCTGGGCGCTGGCGAGCGTCACGGACACGCCCCAGCCCAGTCACAGCAACGGGCACAGCGTGCAGCCCGACATCAGCGACGACGCTCGTTTCGTGGTGTTCCAATCCGACGCCAGCGTACTGGACGAGGCCCTGGCGGACGATAGCCGGTTTTCCGACATCTATTTTCTGGATCGGGAAACCGCCGCAATCGAGCGGTATCCGGAAACCGTCACCGGTGTGCCCGGTAACGGCGATTCCCAAGGCCCAACCATATCGGCAGACGGTCGCTATGTAGCTTTCATGACCCGCGCCACCAACCTGGTGAACGACGACAACGAGCCCAACCTCGACGTGATGCTGGTGGATCGGTTGACCCTGGAACTCCGGCTGATCAGCTGGGGTGTCGCTAACGCCGGGGACTCTGACTTCGCCCAGATCGATGGCTCGGGACGCAGGGTGATTTTCCGCAGTCACGCCGATGATCTGGTGGCCGGAGACAGCAATCAAGAGCCTGATATCTTTCTGTGGGAGCGGGATGCCTCCCTTTCCAGGCTCAGCGTGTCGTCCAGCGAAACCCAGGCCAACGGTGGGAGTGGTGCACCCCGCCTGTCCAGCGACGGCAACTACGCCGTGTTTGTTTCCAGCGCCGATAACCTTGCTGCGCTTGACCAAAACGAGGCCGCGGACGTTTTCCTGAGAGACATTGAAAACGGCTCAACCCAGCGAGTGAGTGAGGACGAGTTCGGCCTGGGCGGAGACGCGGACAGCCTTGCTGCGGACGTGGCCGCCGGCGGCCGTTACGTGGTGTACGTGACGGAGGCGAGGAACCTCACGCCCTCCAATCGTGATGGGTTGAACGTGCTGCGCTGGGACCGATTTACCGGGAGTAGCGAAAACATGAGCCTGGTTTTGCCAGTGGATGAGCAGATCACCGCGGAACTGGTGCGCATCAGCGACAACGGCCGGTATGTGTTCTTCAGCTCCAACCGCCAGCTGGGGCTGCTCAGCCAGCAGAACCTGTGGCGCTTTGACACGCGGGAGAACGAGCTGCTGCGGTTGACAAGCACTTCCGCAGGCCAGGGCAGCCAGGCCCCTTTGCACGGAGGTGCCATTCACCAGAGCGGCCACTACGTGGTGTTTTCAGCCGCGGACGACCAGTTGACGCCGGCTGATCACAACGGGTTCTACGATGTGGTGTTGTCCGATCTTCGCGGCGAGCCCGGCACGCTGGGGTTTGATCTAGGCCAGCTGGTGGTGAATGAGGGTGTGGGGTTTGTGCACCTGCCCGTGCGACGCCGGGACGGTGCCCGCGGCGGCGTGAGCATCGACTACGCGGCGGTGAACGGCAGCGCCCTGGGCGGCAGAGATTTTGTCGGTGCGTCCGGCGTGTTGATATTTGGCGATGCCGACGACAACGACCAGCCCGTCAGCATCCAGATTCTGGATGATGCTGAAAACGAGCCGGACGAGAGCTTTCTGGTGGCGTTGACCAACGTGCAGGGCGGCGCCAGCCTAGGGCTGACCACTCAGTTTTTCATCACAATTATCGACGATGATCCGCTGGTCGACCCAGTTTTTGCTGATAGTTTTGAGGCGCAGGGCAGTCTGGTGTTACGGGCCGACGACGAATGAGGGCAAAACAGGCTGCAACAGCGCTACCGAGTAGCACATCGTTAACTGATCCCAGATGTTGTTCACGATAATTCGCGGTACGCCACCAACCGAGCAGAGCTTACCCATCAGGGAACGGTCTTCAGATACCGGGGTATGCGAACGTTCAAATCGTTTCTGGGACAGCAGTGGGACAGGCTAACTTTCCTACTGAGTTTTCCCGCATTTGGGCAAAAAGTTAACCCGACCCCTTTGCTCGGGTCTCTGTGCCATTTCTATGTCACCCGCCGCGTTGCGGGGCGGTGTTTTGGGTCGTAACAAGTAGCGACTCGTTGAGCGGACGCCGCTAAGTTACTGATTTGAAAGAACCTATCAGGCAAAAAGCCTGACTCATAATGCGGGGGCGGTGGTTCAAGTCCACCCATAGCCACCAACATTCCCCGGGCACGCCGGCAACACTTTTGCTAGACAATATCCCGCTGGCGAAAACCGCGACTACATCACCGGGTCAATGTCCGCGTTGGCGAGGCGCTAAGCGTCCGCACATTCCTCGTCTGGGTTCTCGGTAACGAGAAACCGGGTATGCGCCATCCCCGGTCGTGTAAAACAAAAAAGCGCCTCAAATTGAGGCCTTTCGAGCGGTTGCGCTGGCCGCAGTGGCCTGACTCGTACTAAACGGTCTCGGAATACCCGGGGTGATTCACAGGGTCAATTTAACGTCTCTTCCGTCATCACTCTATTCGAACCTCAGTGCGTCAATGGGATTGAGCAACGAGGCCTTTCGCGCCGGATAGAAACCGAAAAAGATGCCCACGAACGCTGCGGAGCCGATGGCAAGAAATATGATCGGGATGTTGAGCAGCACGGGAATATTACTGAGGGACTGCAGGAGCAGCCCGGTGCCAACGCCGATAGCCACCCCCAGCAGGCTGCCGATCACGCAGAGAGTCACCGCCTCGACGAGAAACTGCAGCAGAATATCGCGCTGGCGGGCCCCGACGGCCAGTCGTAAGCCAATCTCCCGGGTCCGTTCGGTTACCGATACGAGCATGATATTCATGATGCCGATTCCACCGACGACAAGAGCAATCGACGCCGTTGCAGCCAGCAACAGGCCCAGGGTGCTGGAGGTTTCACTGCGGGCCCTGACAAACTCAGCAAAATTCGCCACGGAAAAGTCGGCCTGGCCGCCTGCAGGAATACCGCGAATCTGCTGAAGAACCCGGTCCAGTTCGGCTTGTGCTGCCTGAATGTCCTGGTGATCGTTCACCGTCAAGTAAATGCTCCCAACCTCGTCAGACACCGACCGGTCCGTTCTCCCGATCACGCGCATTCGAGCGGTGGAAATGGGTACGAATATAATGTCATCCTGGCTGCGACCGAAGGTTGACTCGCCCTTGCTTTCCAGCGTTCCGATCACTGTAAAGGGGACGTTCCTGATCCGAATGCGTGCGCCAATCGGCGAGGCGCCCGCAAACAGTTGTTCGATCACGTCAGCACCCAGAATCGCTACTTTGCCGCCAGAACTGACTTCGCGTTCGGTGAAATTGCGGCCCGCTTCGATTCGCCATTGGCGCACAGGTACATAGTCGGCGTGAATGCCTGTCACCGCGGTGGTCCAGTTCTGGTTGCCATAAATCACCGGAGCGTTAGTCACCAGACTTCCCGAAATACCGTCGACAAAATCGACGCTTTCACGCAGTCGATTGATGTCTTTCTCAGTAAACGGCGCGGCCGAGCCCGCAGCCTCACGACGCCCGCCCGAGCGGTTTGCGCCTGGCCTGATTGTGAGCATGTTGCTGCCCAGTTGAGAAATGGTCCGCTCGATCTCGGCCCGGGACCCGCTGGATGCCGACACCATCACGATGACTGACGCAACGCCGATGATAATGCCGAGCATGGTCAGAAAACTGCGCAGCGCATTCACCCGCAAGGCGACGATTGCGACTAGCAGAATCTTCCAGAGCTTCACGCTGATGAACGCCCGCCGCCGGGCACCGCCAAATCGCCCACCAGTCGACCATCCCTGAAACTCAAACTCCGGCGGGTGGCCCCCGCGACCTCCGGCTCGTGGGTGACGACAATAATCGTTATGCCGGTCTCATTGAGCGCCGCGAACAATTCCAGGATGTCGCTGGAGGTCTGGGTATCAAGAGCGCCCGTGGGCTCATCAGCAAGGATGATGGTCGGGTTATTCACCAGCGCCCGCGCGATGGCTACCCGCTGCTGCTGCCCGCCGGACAGCTGGGTTGGCTCATGATCCACCCGGTTTGAGAGACCGACCTGATTCAGACAGTGAAACGCCCGAGCATTAGATTCATCTGAGCGTTGAATATCAGAGTAAAGCAGGGGCAACTTGACGTTCTCAAGCGCTGTGGTCTTTGGCAGAAGGTTAAATTGCTGAAAGACAAACCCAACCGCGCGGTTCCGGTAGTCGGCGAGTTCGTCGGCTGTTCTTGCGGATAGATCCACGCCGTCCACGATCAGCTCGCCTGACGTTGGGGTATCCAGTGCGCCAATCAGGTTCATCAGGGTCGATTTTCCTGACCCGGACGGACCCATAATGGAGAGATATTCACCGCGGCCGATAACCAGGTCTACATCGCGCAAGGCGTGCACGGTTTCCGAACCCATGAGGTAGTCTTTGCAGATGCCCTGGCACTGCACCAGCGGTGCGCTCATTGCGGCGAGTCGAAAATTCGAGTAACCACAACCAGACCCTCCTGAACCTCCGGGCCGGTAACCTGGGTATGAGTCTCGTCACTGATTCCCAGACGGACCGGCATCGGGCCGATGTGACCGTCGTTGCTCTGGACCCAGATTTGCGCGGTACGGCTGTCCGCTGCCTGGCGTCTAAGTGCTTCGTACTGCTGATACTGCGCTTCGTCGAGATTTGCTTTCAACACACTTGCGACGCGCTGCTGCATCTGTTGACGCATTTGCCGCCGCGGATCGCTGGAATCTTCCGACATCGGAGAAGGCTGCCCTTGAATACCGCGGATTGCGCCGCCGCGGCCTTCTCGCATCTGCTGTAACGAATCACGGATTCGGGTCTCCTGCTGCGGGCTCAGAGCCAACTGCTCCAAAATGGAATCAACCGGGTTACGCCCAGTGCGACGCCAAGCCCCTGCGTCCTGGCCCCCAGAGCCTGCGCCATCCGTTGCCATCTTCGCCAGGGCAGACCCCGGGGCTGGCCCGAACCGCACCGCATCATTGGTGATTCTCAGGACGTTGGAGCTCTTACCGGTAATGATCTCCACCATGGCAGTCATGCCGGGCAACAAACGGCGACCAGGATTCGCAGCGTTGATGATCACCGTGTAGGTGACAACGTTGTTCGTTTCGTTCGGCGCCAGGCGGACCTGGTCGACACGACCCCCAAACTCAAGATCAGGAAATGCATCAACAGAAAACGACACGTCGTTTCCGTTGCTGACGTTCCCGATGTCAGCCTCGTCAATATTGGCCTCGATCTGAATCTGGGTCAGATCCTGAGCGATATAGAACAATACGGGGGAGGACAGACTCGCGGCGACAGTCTGGCCCTGATCCACAGCCCTTTCGATCACAATGCCATTGATCGGAGATCGAATTCGGGTGCGCTCAAGGTCGATCTCGGCGGATTCCAGCGACGCCTCACGCTGTTTTTTCGCCGCCTGTGCGTTTTCCAACTGCGCGTTTGCCATCGTGAGGTCAGCCTGGGCCGCGTCATGGTTGGCGACAGCGGAATCCAGCTCAGATGAGGACAGCGTTCCCTGGGCGGCCAGCGGCTGGGCTCGCTCCAGGTCCCGGCGGGCGCGCCGCAGGTTTGCGTCAGCACGATCCACGCTGGCCCGCTGCAGAGCAATATTGGCATTGGCAACGTCCAGGTCCGCTCGGCTTTGCAAAACCCGGGACTCAAAGCTCTGAGCATCGATCAGCGCCAGTAGCTGCCCTTCCTGAACTTCTGTGTTGAAGTCGACGAAGATCTCTTTAATCTGTCCGGAAAGCTGTGACCCGACCTCCACCGTCACCAGCGGCCGGACCG from Pseudomonadota bacterium harbors:
- a CDS encoding efflux RND transporter periplasmic adaptor subunit, whose protein sequence is MTRLAITLATTGLLIFAGFYLAGDRETGTQTLRVETSLVDRGDILRTVAASGAVRPLVTVEVGSQLSGQIKEIFVDFNTEVQEGQLLALIDAQSFESRVLQSRADLDVANANIALQRASVDRADANLRRARRDLERAQPLAAQGTLSSSELDSAVANHDAAQADLTMANAQLENAQAAKKQREASLESAEIDLERTRIRSPINGIVIERAVDQGQTVAASLSSPVLFYIAQDLTQIQIEANIDEADIGNVSNGNDVSFSVDAFPDLEFGGRVDQVRLAPNETNNVVTYTVIINAANPGRRLLPGMTAMVEIITGKSSNVLRITNDAVRFGPAPGSALAKMATDGAGSGGQDAGAWRRTGRNPVDSILEQLALSPQQETRIRDSLQQMREGRGGAIRGIQGQPSPMSEDSSDPRRQMRQQMQQRVASVLKANLDEAQYQQYEALRRQAADSRTAQIWVQSNDGHIGPMPVRLGISDETHTQVTGPEVQEGLVVVTRIFDSPQ
- a CDS encoding ABC transporter ATP-binding protein, with translation MSAPLVQCQGICKDYLMGSETVHALRDVDLVIGRGEYLSIMGPSGSGKSTLMNLIGALDTPTSGELIVDGVDLSARTADELADYRNRAVGFVFQQFNLLPKTTALENVKLPLLYSDIQRSDESNARAFHCLNQVGLSNRVDHEPTQLSGGQQQRVAIARALVNNPTIILADEPTGALDTQTSSDILELFAALNETGITIIVVTHEPEVAGATRRSLSFRDGRLVGDLAVPGGGRSSA
- a CDS encoding ABC transporter permease, whose translation is MKLWKILLVAIVALRVNALRSFLTMLGIIIGVASVIVMVSASSGSRAEIERTISQLGSNMLTIRPGANRSGGRREAAGSAAPFTEKDINRLRESVDFVDGISGSLVTNAPVIYGNQNWTTAVTGIHADYVPVRQWRIEAGRNFTEREVSSGGKVAILGADVIEQLFAGASPIGARIRIRNVPFTVIGTLESKGESTFGRSQDDIIFVPISTARMRVIGRTDRSVSDEVGSIYLTVNDHQDIQAAQAELDRVLQQIRGIPAGGQADFSVANFAEFVRARSETSSTLGLLLAATASIALVVGGIGIMNIMLVSVTERTREIGLRLAVGARQRDILLQFLVEAVTLCVIGSLLGVAIGVGTGLLLQSLSNIPVLLNIPIIFLAIGSAAFVGIFFGFYPARKASLLNPIDALRFE
- a CDS encoding Calx-beta domain-containing protein — its product is MSIRYTVCVVAALAMTPGLGAQELFLLSSPEDPMILGAQGNAPSRDCRIGGSRFVVFSSRAQNLVAGDQNASEDVFLRDLDLGVLQRVSVDDAGNEAPGDSLRPDVSDDGRWVVFESAAVLAPGATGTGIVHVYLRDRMLGTTTMVSRTAAAVGNGSSMQPRISGDGGQVVFQSFASNLVTGDTDNCPDIFVYSVATGGLLRASTTSTGQQADSCHHDPDIADDGASVVFLSDASDLVADDNNFHRDVFRKDLLTGGVERLSVSTAGGDPDRPSFRPSVSGDGQSVVFASAARNLVDGDRFLKTDVFLHDLIQVPPITRISVPDAGGEADAVSTSPAISSDGQTVVFQSRASNLTAGQVPSPNQPFVYDRTTGVLTPLLTIPAAEATQLASSSDGSVVCAQSPSELVAEDRLLNTGDVYVWDGPTATWALASVTDTPQPSHSNGHSVQPDISDDARFVVFQSDASVLDEALADDSRFSDIYFLDRETAAIERYPETVTGVPGNGDSQGPTISADGRYVAFMTRATNLVNDDNEPNLDVMLVDRLTLELRLISWGVANAGDSDFAQIDGSGRRVIFRSHADDLVAGDSNQEPDIFLWERDASLSRLSVSSSETQANGGSGAPRLSSDGNYAVFVSSADNLAALDQNEAADVFLRDIENGSTQRVSEDEFGLGGDADSLAADVAAGGRYVVYVTEARNLTPSNRDGLNVLRWDRFTGSSENMSLVLPVDEQITAELVRISDNGRYVFFSSNRQLGLLSQQNLWRFDTRENELLRLTSTSAGQGSQAPLHGGAIHQSGHYVVFSAADDQLTPADHNGFYDVVLSDLRGEPGTLGFDLGQLVVNEGVGFVHLPVRRRDGARGGVSIDYAAVNGSALGGRDFVGASGVLIFGDADDNDQPVSIQILDDAENEPDESFLVALTNVQGGASLGLTTQFFITIIDDDPLVDPVFADSFEAQGSLVLRADDE